In Myxococcaceae bacterium JPH2, the following are encoded in one genomic region:
- a CDS encoding MbtH family protein, with the protein MSDEREDTTVYKVVVNHEEQYSIWPADRENALGWKDAGKQGLKAECLAYIKEVWTDMRPLSLRKKMEEMASKKN; encoded by the coding sequence ATGTCGGACGAGCGCGAAGACACCACGGTGTACAAGGTTGTCGTGAACCACGAGGAGCAGTACTCCATCTGGCCGGCGGATCGCGAGAACGCCCTCGGCTGGAAGGACGCGGGCAAGCAGGGCCTGAAGGCCGAGTGCCTCGCGTACATCAAGGAGGTCTGGACGGACATGCGTCCGCTGAGCCTCCGCAAGAAGATGGAAGAGATGGCCAGCAAGAAGAACTGA
- a CDS encoding response regulator transcription factor: protein MATNQASLRVSILEGPWAAWQGLADGLRGEGLHITSLTRDVRLFLDGLGTDPPQVAILDVEGDGEAAIGCSVTEGINLLREARKRRLEVRMLLLSAVSTPEIISQCFDEGASGYLFRAGLGVNAVSSAIQSLVRGERLFPVQLLRNDFEHPPVTSPTASVLLALTQREREVLAYVAGGADNLKIAAHLQIAERTVKSHVTQLYRKLGAENRTQLALRACHLGVRPPPDL, encoded by the coding sequence ATGGCAACGAATCAAGCATCACTCCGTGTATCCATTCTCGAAGGACCGTGGGCCGCGTGGCAGGGACTGGCTGACGGGCTCCGTGGGGAAGGACTGCACATCACCTCGTTGACGAGGGACGTGCGCCTCTTCCTGGACGGGCTCGGCACAGATCCGCCCCAGGTGGCCATCCTCGATGTCGAGGGCGATGGCGAAGCGGCCATTGGCTGTTCCGTGACCGAGGGCATCAACCTGCTGCGCGAGGCACGCAAGCGCCGGCTGGAGGTGCGCATGCTGCTGCTGTCGGCGGTGAGCACCCCGGAGATCATCTCGCAGTGCTTCGACGAAGGGGCCTCGGGCTATCTCTTCCGCGCCGGGCTGGGCGTCAACGCCGTGTCGTCGGCGATCCAGTCCCTGGTGCGAGGCGAGCGCCTGTTCCCGGTGCAGCTGTTGCGCAATGACTTCGAGCACCCGCCCGTCACGTCACCCACCGCGAGCGTGCTGTTGGCGCTCACGCAGCGCGAGCGCGAGGTGCTGGCCTACGTGGCAGGAGGCGCGGACAACTTGAAGATCGCCGCGCACCTGCAGATCGCCGAGCGCACGGTGAAGTCCCACGTCACGCAGCTCTACCGGAAGTTGGGCGCCGAGAACCGCACGCAGCTGGCCTTGCGCGCGTGCCACCTGGGCGTCCGGCCGCCCCCGGACCTCTGA
- a CDS encoding D-TA family PLP-dependent enzyme, with protein sequence MPTPSLAELDTPAAVVDLDLVKANLQRVAAYTREHGLRWRPHTKTHKTPQLTALQLEAGADGITVATVREAEVMSTVARDVLLAYPPVGEATLARLMALPPEVRLSVALDSREVLAGLSRAARASGRPVSVLVELDMGMRRVGVASPEEAVSLAQAVREAPGVTLRGLIFYPGHLRAPQDELRPLLREQSIRLSAFIEALRAQGLAPEVVSGGSTPTLWRSHEVAGLTEIRPGINIFNDRNSASVGACDLSECAYSVLATVVSTAVPGQAVIDAGSKALAKEEGPAPGYGVVREHPEVGVRSLSEEHGLLDLSATPWRPRVGERVRVIPNHVCASVNLHARLHVLEGGQPVATWDVAARGW encoded by the coding sequence ATGCCCACGCCCTCGCTCGCCGAGCTCGACACGCCCGCCGCCGTGGTGGACCTGGACCTCGTGAAGGCCAACCTCCAGCGCGTGGCCGCATATACGCGCGAGCACGGGTTGCGCTGGCGTCCTCACACCAAGACGCACAAGACGCCCCAGCTCACCGCGCTCCAACTCGAGGCCGGCGCTGACGGCATCACCGTGGCCACCGTGCGGGAGGCCGAGGTGATGTCCACCGTCGCCCGAGATGTGCTGCTGGCCTATCCCCCCGTCGGAGAGGCCACGCTCGCGCGGCTCATGGCGCTGCCGCCCGAGGTCCGCCTCTCCGTGGCGCTCGACTCGCGCGAGGTGCTGGCGGGGCTGTCTCGCGCCGCGCGCGCCTCGGGCCGTCCGGTGAGCGTGCTCGTCGAGCTGGACATGGGCATGCGCCGCGTCGGCGTGGCCTCGCCCGAGGAGGCCGTGTCGCTGGCCCAGGCGGTCCGCGAGGCGCCGGGCGTCACGTTGCGCGGCCTCATCTTCTACCCAGGACACCTGCGCGCCCCGCAGGACGAGCTGCGCCCCTTGCTGCGCGAGCAGTCCATCCGCCTGAGCGCGTTCATCGAGGCCTTGCGCGCTCAAGGCCTGGCGCCCGAGGTGGTGAGCGGCGGCTCGACACCGACGTTGTGGCGCTCGCATGAAGTGGCGGGACTCACGGAGATCCGCCCCGGCATCAACATCTTCAACGACCGCAACAGCGCGAGCGTGGGCGCGTGCGACCTGTCCGAGTGCGCCTACTCGGTCCTGGCCACGGTGGTGAGCACGGCCGTGCCGGGACAGGCGGTCATCGACGCGGGCTCGAAGGCGCTCGCCAAGGAGGAAGGCCCCGCGCCCGGCTACGGCGTGGTGCGCGAGCACCCCGAGGTGGGGGTGCGCAGCCTGTCCGAAGAGCACGGGCTGCTGGACCTGTCCGCCACCCCATGGCGCCCCCGCGTGGGCGAGCGCGTGCGGGTGATTCCCAACCACGTCTGCGCCTCGGTGAACCTGCACGCGCGCCTGCACGTGCTGGAAGGCGGTCAGCCGGTGGCGACCTGGGACGTGGCCGCGCGCGGTTGGTGA